The Micromonospora sp. Llam0 genome includes a window with the following:
- a CDS encoding non-ribosomal peptide synthetase: MTVDDERITAGTPAFEEVVRTAFGQVLQRADVDPDADFFDLGGQSLQAVEVALELRRRTGIPVDLDLLFTYRRPVDVGTFLAQLAPSVRPTTMSPTEERMLFLDRLHPGSPLYCVPVRYQFDGELDTEALHAVLQDLVSDHEALRTCFTADGRRLVQSAATLSWTVLDLSGEEPERAAAETGRHVAAEVRRPVPTDVAPLARASLVIERSDRHVLLLTLHHLIADQHSLDLLDRQLQQRYGERVGLSRELPPLSRRGLAGRPDPTASRNYWRGQLAGLGGRMALPADRTRPDVVGPDGEVVSAALGPDLVARLAELATAASASEFMVLLAAYAAFLGRATATRSAAGRDAAADPADVVVGAPLSGRTADDEQTVGMFVNVLPIRVRVSADVTFRQLVTEVRALVSAALAYQQTPLQELVAEAAGTGGARHHPLTQVSISHVDNRRWHWAPTGGQATRAVLPTGTAKYELLWTVTTDVASSTSMLEASSDLFSRGRAEHLHDRLLTSLTNLVSAPDEPVGPLLDAAVGPVAGGDGYRRQPAAGPVHELVAARARAHPSTVAIRHGQRDVTYGELDAAASALAGRLVGEGVRPGDRVAVVAERGADAVTAFLAVLRAGAAYLPIDVAQPPGRSRAMMRDSDVRLALCEQGSAAHAPDEVRTVGLAQALAEVRDVPRPVPAVPVTVRHAAYVMYTSGSTGTPKGVVVPHEAICRLVPHSNYLRIDRQDVVAHLSNVAFDAATLEIWGALCAGATLAVVPREVALSPHKMARLLARTGVSVMFTTNALLNAIVAHVADAFAGLRVLLIGGDQYALDPVRRMLAAGAPRQLLNAYGPTENTTFSAAHRVTDTDLALGVIPIGGAIDGTYLRVLDDRLTPVAPGATGELYVGGQGLADGYVNDARRTCAAFVADPLAARPGDRLYRTGDRVRLLPDGGVVFLGRRDDQVKVSGFRVELGEVERALRACPGVGDGAVFAVATEGGTELVAVLTGPADPAEVREHLRANLPAYMVPARCHRVDRLPMTRNGKVDRSALTALYRDAASAAAPATAVGGAPVGGDALPPRDRPPTDPLPTDPVSAGLAAIWRDLLGVAEFGADSNFFELGGTSIKALHLVGAVHRQFHVDLQIVAVFRRPSFADLAGEVTDLVRTRGRGDDATEGAR, translated from the coding sequence ATGACCGTCGACGACGAGCGGATCACCGCCGGCACGCCCGCCTTCGAGGAAGTCGTCCGTACCGCGTTCGGCCAGGTTCTCCAGCGGGCCGACGTCGATCCGGACGCCGACTTCTTCGATCTCGGCGGGCAGTCGCTGCAGGCCGTCGAGGTGGCGCTCGAACTTCGCCGACGTACCGGCATCCCGGTCGACCTCGATCTGCTGTTCACCTACCGGCGCCCGGTCGACGTGGGCACGTTCCTGGCCCAGCTGGCCCCGTCGGTGCGGCCGACGACGATGTCGCCGACCGAGGAGCGCATGCTGTTCCTGGACCGGCTGCATCCAGGGTCACCGCTGTACTGCGTGCCGGTCCGCTACCAGTTCGACGGCGAACTGGACACCGAGGCCCTGCACGCCGTCCTGCAGGACCTGGTGTCCGACCATGAAGCCCTGCGGACCTGCTTCACCGCGGACGGCCGGCGGCTGGTCCAGTCGGCAGCCACGCTGAGCTGGACGGTGCTGGACCTGTCCGGGGAGGAGCCCGAGCGGGCCGCCGCCGAGACCGGCCGGCACGTCGCCGCCGAGGTGCGCCGTCCGGTCCCCACCGACGTGGCGCCGCTCGCCCGGGCCAGCCTGGTGATCGAACGGTCGGACCGGCACGTGCTGCTGCTCACCCTGCACCACCTGATCGCCGACCAGCACTCCCTGGACCTGCTCGACCGACAACTGCAGCAGCGGTACGGCGAGCGCGTGGGGCTGAGCCGGGAGCTGCCGCCGCTGAGCCGTCGGGGCCTGGCCGGACGGCCCGACCCGACGGCGTCGCGGAACTACTGGCGTGGCCAGTTGGCGGGGCTCGGCGGCCGGATGGCACTGCCGGCCGACCGCACCCGCCCGGACGTGGTGGGGCCGGACGGCGAGGTGGTGAGCGCGGCACTCGGACCCGACCTGGTCGCCCGCCTGGCTGAGTTGGCGACCGCCGCCTCGGCGTCGGAGTTCATGGTGCTGCTGGCGGCCTACGCGGCCTTCCTCGGCCGGGCCACCGCGACCCGATCCGCCGCTGGCCGGGACGCCGCCGCCGACCCGGCCGACGTCGTGGTCGGCGCGCCGCTGAGTGGCCGGACAGCTGACGACGAGCAGACCGTCGGGATGTTCGTCAACGTCCTGCCGATCCGGGTGCGGGTGAGCGCCGACGTCACGTTCCGTCAGTTGGTCACCGAGGTGCGGGCGTTGGTCAGTGCCGCGCTGGCCTACCAGCAGACCCCGTTGCAGGAGCTGGTGGCGGAGGCGGCCGGGACCGGCGGTGCCCGCCACCACCCCCTCACCCAGGTCAGCATCTCGCATGTCGACAACCGCCGGTGGCACTGGGCGCCGACCGGCGGCCAGGCGACCCGGGCGGTGCTGCCCACCGGCACGGCCAAGTACGAACTGCTCTGGACCGTCACCACCGACGTCGCGTCGTCGACCTCCATGCTGGAGGCGAGCAGCGACCTGTTCAGCCGGGGCCGGGCCGAACACCTGCACGACCGGTTGCTGACGAGCCTGACCAACCTCGTCTCGGCGCCGGACGAGCCGGTCGGTCCGCTGCTGGACGCTGCGGTCGGTCCGGTGGCGGGCGGCGACGGGTATCGCCGACAGCCGGCCGCGGGTCCGGTGCACGAACTGGTGGCGGCCCGGGCCCGGGCCCACCCGTCGACCGTCGCGATCCGGCACGGACAGCGCGACGTGACCTACGGCGAACTGGACGCCGCCGCGTCCGCGCTGGCCGGTCGCCTGGTCGGCGAGGGAGTCCGACCGGGAGACCGGGTCGCGGTCGTCGCCGAGCGGGGCGCCGACGCGGTGACCGCCTTCCTGGCCGTACTGCGTGCCGGTGCGGCGTACCTTCCCATCGACGTCGCCCAGCCGCCCGGCCGCAGCCGGGCCATGATGCGCGACAGCGACGTCCGGCTGGCGCTGTGCGAACAGGGCTCCGCCGCGCACGCGCCGGACGAGGTGCGGACCGTCGGGCTGGCCCAGGCGTTGGCCGAGGTCCGCGACGTGCCCCGGCCCGTGCCGGCGGTCCCGGTGACGGTACGGCACGCGGCGTACGTCATGTACACCTCCGGATCCACCGGAACGCCCAAGGGCGTGGTGGTCCCGCACGAGGCGATCTGCCGGCTGGTGCCCCACTCGAACTACCTGCGGATCGACCGGCAGGACGTGGTCGCGCACCTGTCGAACGTCGCCTTTGACGCGGCCACCCTGGAGATCTGGGGGGCGTTGTGCGCCGGCGCGACGCTGGCGGTGGTGCCCCGCGAGGTCGCCCTGTCCCCCCACAAGATGGCACGGTTGCTCGCCCGTACCGGCGTGAGCGTCATGTTCACCACGAACGCGTTGCTCAACGCGATCGTGGCGCACGTCGCGGACGCCTTCGCCGGTCTGCGGGTGCTGCTCATCGGCGGCGACCAGTACGCGCTGGACCCGGTCCGGCGGATGCTTGCCGCCGGCGCCCCCCGGCAACTGCTCAACGCGTACGGCCCGACCGAGAACACCACCTTCTCCGCCGCGCACCGGGTCACCGACACGGACCTGGCGCTGGGGGTCATCCCGATCGGCGGGGCCATCGACGGCACGTACCTGCGGGTCCTCGACGACCGGCTGACCCCGGTCGCGCCCGGCGCTACCGGCGAACTGTATGTCGGGGGCCAGGGGCTCGCCGACGGCTACGTCAACGATGCCCGCCGGACCTGCGCGGCGTTCGTCGCCGACCCGTTGGCGGCCCGGCCCGGTGACCGGCTCTACCGCACCGGCGACCGGGTGCGGCTGCTGCCCGACGGTGGGGTCGTGTTCCTGGGCCGCCGCGACGACCAGGTCAAGGTCAGCGGCTTCCGGGTCGAGTTGGGGGAAGTGGAGAGGGCACTGCGGGCCTGCCCCGGGGTGGGCGACGGCGCGGTGTTCGCGGTTGCCACCGAGGGCGGAACCGAACTGGTCGCCGTACTGACCGGTCCGGCCGACCCGGCCGAGGTCCGGGAGCACCTGCGGGCCAACCTGCCGGCGTACATGGTGCCGGCGCGGTGTCACCGGGTCGACCGGCTGCCGATGACCCGCAACGGCAAGGTGGACCGCTCGGCGCTGACCGCGCTGTACCGCGACGCGGCGTCGGCGGCGGCCCCGGCCACTGCGGTGGGCGGCGCACCGGTGGGCGGCGATGCGCTGCCGCCGAGGGATCGGCCACCGACAGATCCGCTGCCGACCGACCCGGTCTCCGCCGGGCTCGCCGCCATCTGGCGGGACCTGCTCGGAGTCGCCGAGTTCGGCGCCGACAGCAACTTCTTCGAGCTGGGGGGCACCTCGATCAAGGCCCTGCATCTGGTCGGGGCGGTGCACCGGCAGTTCCACGTCGATCTGCAGATCGTCGCCGTGTTCCGGCGGCCCTCCTTCGCCGATCTGGCCGGCGAGGTCACTGACCTCGTCCGTACGCGGGGCCGCGGCGACGACGCGACGGAAGGTGCCCGGTAG
- a CDS encoding cytochrome P450, translating to MDLGDPDLYLDSGRFARWHRNAAADAVLWSDPGTSPGGFWSVFSMAACRAVLSPKAPFTSEYGMMIGFDRDHPDKAGGGMLVVADGPQHGQLRSVIMPFLSRAMAETLDEAVRQEVRGLVADAVAAGSVDVAATLAPVIPASVVCRVLGVPEADRDMLIELTSHAFGGADDTFDKLSPEAAHSEMILYLADLVAARRRDPGDDLISALAGDRRLGLREVLLNCDNVLVGGNETTRHAIAGCFHALSTTPGILARLRADPDLVGPTVEEVIRWTSPAMHVLRVATDDLELSGQQVTSGETVVAWLPAANRDPRHFDAADDFRPDRRANQHLGFGHGPHHCLGAALARLELRALLTALTELVESVAVRGEPVQLRSNLVHGYRHLRVRLEPVRP from the coding sequence GTGGACCTCGGCGATCCCGATCTCTACCTCGACTCCGGCCGGTTCGCCCGGTGGCACCGCAACGCCGCCGCGGACGCCGTGCTGTGGAGCGATCCTGGTACGTCACCGGGCGGCTTCTGGTCGGTCTTCTCGATGGCCGCCTGCCGTGCGGTGCTGTCACCGAAGGCGCCGTTCACCTCCGAGTACGGGATGATGATCGGCTTCGACCGGGACCATCCGGACAAGGCCGGCGGCGGGATGCTGGTCGTCGCCGACGGCCCGCAGCACGGCCAGCTGCGCAGCGTCATCATGCCGTTCCTGTCCAGGGCGATGGCCGAAACCTTGGACGAGGCCGTCCGGCAGGAGGTACGGGGACTCGTCGCGGACGCTGTCGCCGCCGGCAGCGTCGACGTCGCCGCTACCCTCGCCCCGGTGATTCCGGCCAGCGTCGTCTGCCGGGTTCTGGGTGTGCCGGAGGCCGACCGCGACATGCTCATCGAGTTGACCAGTCACGCCTTCGGCGGTGCCGACGACACGTTCGACAAGTTGTCACCGGAGGCGGCGCACTCGGAGATGATCCTCTACTTGGCCGATCTGGTGGCCGCCCGGCGACGCGACCCGGGTGACGACCTGATCAGCGCGTTGGCCGGTGACCGCCGGTTGGGCCTGCGCGAGGTGCTGCTCAACTGCGACAACGTGCTCGTCGGCGGGAACGAGACCACCCGGCACGCGATCGCCGGCTGTTTCCACGCCCTGTCCACCACACCCGGGATCTTGGCCCGGCTGCGCGCGGATCCGGATCTTGTCGGGCCAACGGTCGAGGAGGTCATCCGGTGGACCTCACCCGCGATGCACGTGCTGCGGGTCGCCACCGACGATCTTGAACTGTCCGGTCAGCAGGTGACCAGCGGCGAGACGGTGGTCGCCTGGCTGCCGGCGGCCAACCGCGACCCGCGGCACTTCGACGCGGCCGACGATTTCCGACCCGACCGGCGGGCCAACCAGCATCTGGGCTTCGGGCACGGGCCACACCACTGTCTCGGTGCGGCGCTCGCCCGGCTGGAACTCCGGGCGCTGCTGACCGCGCTGACCGAACTCGTGGAGTCCGTCGCCGTGCGCGGGGAGCCGGTGCAACTGCGGTCCAACCTGGTCCACGGCTACCGCCACCTGCGGGTACGGCTGGAGCCTGTCCGTCCGTGA
- a CDS encoding MFS transporter translates to MSAIRDPQFRRLYVGDALSGFGDTALLLALGIWVKELTGSNSAAGVVFLAMGVPVLFAPFVGRQIDRIRRKPLLMATNAFAAVAVLALLFVRSAEDTWIIYAVAVLYGCVSTVLTAGRSALLKDLLPDQDLGSANAAFGTLFGFTRILAPLVGSGIYAALGGHMLALLDALTFVAAIIALATVRVTESQPERTEERFSSEVLAGIRYIRSVPLLTQVTVLSAVAFGAVGFLEPIIFVVVEEGLHRPAAFFGVIVSVQGIGSIIAGFTGAWLLRRVGEARAIGGALIGLGIGCAVLAVGATSVVLGGAIGVGLAVTWFSIGWNTTLQRHTPPRLQGRVFTTAGVMVTVPQTACIGLAAALIVVVDYRLLLALLSVVIVLCGLRLLVRPQPAPTPPPAPGDGADAASNEPSSQPAPGEPAVADEAVHSNRK, encoded by the coding sequence GTGAGTGCTATCCGAGATCCCCAGTTCCGGCGGCTGTACGTCGGCGACGCGTTGTCCGGATTCGGGGACACCGCACTGTTGCTGGCCCTCGGCATCTGGGTCAAGGAACTCACCGGTAGCAACTCGGCGGCCGGTGTCGTCTTCCTCGCGATGGGCGTACCGGTGCTGTTCGCCCCGTTCGTCGGCCGGCAGATCGACCGGATTCGGCGCAAACCGCTGCTGATGGCCACCAACGCGTTCGCCGCGGTGGCGGTGCTGGCACTGCTGTTCGTGCGCTCCGCTGAAGACACCTGGATCATCTACGCCGTCGCCGTCCTCTACGGCTGTGTCTCCACCGTGCTCACCGCGGGCCGCAGCGCCCTGCTCAAGGACCTGTTGCCGGATCAGGACCTGGGGTCGGCCAACGCGGCGTTCGGCACGCTGTTCGGGTTCACCCGGATCCTGGCGCCGCTGGTCGGCTCCGGCATCTACGCGGCGCTCGGCGGCCACATGCTGGCGCTGCTCGACGCGCTGACCTTCGTCGCGGCGATCATCGCTCTGGCGACGGTGCGCGTCACCGAGTCGCAGCCGGAACGCACCGAGGAGCGGTTCAGCAGCGAGGTCCTCGCGGGCATCCGCTACATCCGTTCCGTCCCGTTGCTGACCCAGGTCACGGTGCTCAGCGCCGTCGCGTTCGGGGCGGTGGGATTCCTGGAACCGATCATCTTCGTCGTGGTCGAGGAGGGGTTGCACCGGCCGGCGGCGTTCTTCGGCGTGATCGTCAGCGTGCAGGGCATCGGCTCGATCATCGCCGGGTTCACCGGGGCGTGGCTGCTGCGCCGCGTCGGCGAGGCCCGGGCCATCGGCGGGGCGTTGATCGGGCTGGGCATCGGCTGCGCCGTGCTGGCCGTCGGCGCCACCTCGGTGGTGCTGGGCGGGGCGATCGGGGTCGGGCTGGCGGTCACCTGGTTCTCGATCGGATGGAACACGACGCTGCAGCGACACACGCCACCGCGGCTGCAGGGCCGGGTCTTCACCACCGCCGGGGTGATGGTGACGGTTCCGCAGACGGCCTGCATCGGGTTGGCCGCGGCGCTCATCGTCGTCGTGGACTACCGGCTGCTGCTGGCCCTGCTGTCGGTGGTCATCGTGCTCTGTGGGCTACGGCTGCTGGTGCGCCCGCAGCCGGCGCCGACACCGCCGCCGGCACCGGGTGACGGCGCGGACGCCGCGTCGAACGAGCCCTCGTCGCAACCGGCGCCGGGTGAACCGGCGGTCGCCGACGAAGCCGTGCACAGCAACCGGAAGTAG
- a CDS encoding condensation domain-containing protein: MTTAETSITRRTVRVPFAGGREGEWPVTLAQGNVFDWMGWEGHGAVFALYADLPAGHTVDEVLDAVGVLVSRHEGLRTVYDTSAATGRTQRVFRTGHIDVLLLELGPAAGDRTHITDPPAQFDHGGDFPVRMAVATDAGVPVRAVFEFSHVVADLVAAGIVLDELVELVASSERQVGPPIWQPPDQAEYERTPEAKRRMAKTLNYWSRQLHELPACLLSVPARTSGPPEFRLATMRSVPVARALREVSARTRVTPATVLVTTMATLLSWWTDTDLAALDTLYSNRALPRMRNFVGSIVQSALVPFTTSPSFYETLRQTHAAIFNAYQYAYFDATAVAELVESIGVQRGCPRHRDLIVNDMSTGRGAAFDRHGGARSDVTEVTSGLETTTVDPIRLTILQTEPTAVLGLTYDVRHVTNDEAAALLRSLERILTTAVEHDVDVDKLGELVELDRIERDAGWAKVNASWIDVGSIEATLRESADDPTARVFVRTGVGGATSLVGYAAPVDRRTGPRELHAAVMARLGGRHGVTAPDSYVVCARAPQRPESLPGWQEQPIRKAGSGR, encoded by the coding sequence ATGACCACAGCTGAGACGTCGATCACCCGGCGTACGGTGCGGGTGCCCTTCGCGGGTGGCCGCGAGGGTGAATGGCCGGTGACTCTCGCCCAGGGCAACGTCTTCGACTGGATGGGGTGGGAGGGCCACGGCGCGGTGTTCGCGCTCTACGCCGACCTGCCGGCCGGTCACACCGTCGACGAGGTACTCGACGCGGTCGGCGTTCTCGTGTCCCGGCACGAGGGGCTGCGGACGGTCTACGACACGAGCGCCGCCACCGGACGGACGCAGCGGGTGTTCCGTACCGGCCACATCGACGTGCTGCTGCTGGAGCTGGGGCCGGCGGCCGGGGACCGGACCCACATCACCGACCCGCCGGCACAGTTCGACCACGGTGGCGACTTCCCCGTCCGGATGGCGGTGGCCACCGACGCCGGGGTTCCGGTCCGGGCCGTGTTCGAGTTCTCCCACGTCGTCGCCGACCTGGTGGCGGCCGGCATCGTGCTGGACGAGTTGGTCGAACTCGTCGCCTCGTCCGAGCGCCAGGTAGGACCACCGATCTGGCAGCCCCCGGACCAGGCCGAGTACGAGCGCACGCCCGAGGCGAAACGGCGGATGGCGAAGACCCTGAACTACTGGTCCAGGCAGCTGCATGAGCTTCCTGCCTGCCTGCTGTCGGTGCCGGCCCGCACATCGGGCCCACCGGAATTCAGGCTCGCGACGATGCGGTCCGTCCCGGTCGCCAGGGCGCTGCGGGAGGTGTCCGCGCGGACCCGGGTCACGCCGGCGACGGTCCTGGTCACCACCATGGCCACGCTGCTGTCCTGGTGGACCGATACCGATCTGGCCGCGTTGGACACGCTCTACAGCAACCGGGCGTTGCCCCGGATGCGCAACTTCGTCGGCAGCATCGTGCAGAGCGCATTGGTCCCGTTCACCACCTCGCCCTCGTTCTACGAGACGCTGCGGCAGACCCACGCCGCGATCTTCAATGCCTACCAGTACGCCTACTTCGACGCCACTGCCGTCGCCGAGCTGGTCGAGTCGATCGGCGTGCAGCGGGGCTGCCCCCGGCACCGGGACCTGATCGTCAACGACATGAGCACCGGCCGGGGCGCGGCCTTCGACCGGCACGGTGGCGCGCGGTCCGACGTGACCGAGGTGACCAGCGGTCTGGAGACGACCACGGTGGATCCGATTCGGCTGACCATCCTGCAGACCGAGCCGACCGCGGTCCTCGGACTCACCTACGACGTGCGGCACGTGACCAACGACGAGGCGGCGGCGCTGCTCCGGTCACTGGAACGGATCCTGACCACGGCCGTGGAGCACGACGTCGACGTCGACAAGCTCGGCGAGCTGGTCGAACTCGACCGGATCGAGCGCGACGCGGGGTGGGCGAAGGTGAACGCGTCCTGGATCGACGTGGGCTCGATCGAGGCGACCCTGCGGGAGTCGGCCGACGACCCGACGGCCCGGGTGTTCGTCCGCACCGGTGTGGGCGGGGCCACCTCGCTGGTCGGGTATGCGGCACCGGTGGACCGGCGGACCGGTCCGCGTGAGCTGCACGCGGCGGTGATGGCCCGGCTGGGGGGTCGGCACGGGGTGACGGCACCGGATTCGTACGTCGTGTGTGCCAGAGCGCCACAGCGGCCGGAGAGCCTGCCCGGGTGGCAGGAGCAGCCGATCCGGAAGGCGGGGTCCGGCCGGTGA
- a CDS encoding DUF427 domain-containing protein codes for MPKAIWNGLVIAESDDTVVVEGNHYFPRSSLRDDLVRDSDTHTHCPWKGDASYLSLEHEGQRSADAVWYYPAPLPAAEMVRDRVAFWREVEVVDS; via the coding sequence ATGCCGAAGGCCATCTGGAACGGACTCGTGATCGCCGAGAGCGACGACACGGTCGTCGTCGAAGGAAACCACTACTTCCCCCGGTCGTCACTGCGCGACGACCTGGTGCGGGACTCCGACACTCACACCCACTGTCCGTGGAAGGGCGACGCCTCCTACCTCAGTCTGGAACACGAGGGTCAGCGCAGCGCCGACGCGGTCTGGTACTACCCGGCACCGCTTCCGGCGGCCGAGATGGTCCGGGACCGGGTCGCCTTCTGGCGTGAGGTGGAGGTCGTCGACAGCTGA
- the argC gene encoding N-acetyl-gamma-glutamyl-phosphate reductase: MGIRVAVAGASGYAGGELLRLIAGHPELDLVAATAHSQAGAPVAAVHPHLAGLDLVFVATDPTDLAAADLVFLALPHGESAALAATLPADVKVVDLGADHRLADAAAWSRYYGGQHVGAWAYGLPELPGQRDRVAAADRVAATGCYAVATTLALAPLIAAGVVAPDDVVVVAASGTSGAGRSAKTHLLASEVMGSLSPYKVGAHQHVPEIKQATGATSLSFTPVLAPMPRGILATVTARPAGGAGTDPATAAREALTAGYADEPFVRLLPAGTWPATAATLGSNACHLQVTTDVDSGRVIVTSAIDNLGKGAAGQAVQCANLMLGLPETTGLTAFGVSP; the protein is encoded by the coding sequence ATGGGCATCCGGGTCGCCGTCGCCGGCGCGAGCGGGTACGCCGGGGGAGAGCTGCTGCGACTGATCGCCGGGCACCCCGAACTGGACCTGGTCGCCGCCACGGCGCACAGCCAGGCGGGCGCTCCGGTCGCCGCCGTACACCCGCATCTGGCCGGCCTCGACCTGGTGTTCGTCGCCACCGATCCGACCGACCTGGCCGCCGCGGACCTGGTCTTCCTGGCCCTGCCACACGGCGAGTCGGCCGCGCTCGCCGCCACCCTGCCGGCCGACGTCAAGGTCGTCGACCTCGGTGCCGACCACCGGCTCGCCGACGCCGCCGCCTGGTCCCGTTACTACGGCGGCCAGCACGTCGGCGCCTGGGCGTACGGGCTTCCGGAGCTACCCGGCCAGCGGGACCGGGTCGCCGCCGCCGACCGGGTCGCCGCCACCGGTTGCTACGCGGTCGCCACCACCCTGGCGCTCGCGCCGCTGATCGCCGCCGGAGTGGTCGCCCCCGACGACGTCGTGGTGGTCGCCGCCAGCGGTACGTCCGGCGCCGGCCGGTCCGCCAAGACCCACCTGCTGGCCAGCGAGGTGATGGGCAGCCTGTCGCCGTACAAGGTCGGCGCGCATCAGCACGTGCCGGAGATCAAGCAGGCCACCGGAGCGACCAGCCTGTCCTTCACCCCGGTGCTGGCTCCGATGCCGCGCGGCATCCTGGCCACGGTCACGGCCCGCCCGGCCGGCGGAGCCGGCACCGACCCGGCCACCGCCGCGCGCGAGGCGCTGACCGCCGGGTACGCCGACGAACCGTTCGTCCGCCTCCTGCCAGCCGGCACCTGGCCGGCCACCGCAGCGACTCTCGGATCCAACGCCTGCCACCTGCAGGTGACCACCGACGTCGACTCGGGACGGGTGATCGTGACCAGCGCCATCGACAACCTCGGCAAGGGTGCCGCCGGTCAGGCCGTACAGTGCGCCAACCTGATGCTCGGCCTGCCGGAGACCACTGGCCTGACCGCCTTCGGGGTTTCGCCATGA
- the argJ gene encoding bifunctional glutamate N-acetyltransferase/amino-acid acetyltransferase ArgJ yields the protein MTVTAPQGFRAAGVAAGLKASGATDVALVVNEGPATTAAGVFTANRVQAAPVRWSRQVLRAGKLRAVVLNSGGANACTGPGGFQDTHATAEHVATTLSATGGTDVGAGEVAVCSTGLIGERLPMDKLLAGVTAAVTGLSVDAGPAAAEAIMTTDTRPKTTVVDGGPAGTGGQAWRVGGMAKGAGMLAPSMATMLCVLTTDAFADAADLAAALREACRTTFDRIDSDGCLSTNDTVLLLASGASGVTPSAGELTAAVTAACADLARQLIADAEGASKEAAIEVLGAASEADAVQVGRAVARNNLVKTALFGNDPNWGRILAAVGTTSATFDPDQLDVAINDVWICRDGAAAAPRDQVDLTGRQVHIRIDLKAGSDTATIWTNDLSHAYVHENSAYST from the coding sequence ATGACGGTCACGGCTCCCCAGGGGTTCCGGGCGGCCGGGGTGGCCGCCGGGCTCAAAGCCAGCGGTGCGACCGACGTCGCTCTGGTCGTCAACGAGGGACCGGCGACCACCGCCGCCGGGGTGTTCACCGCCAACCGGGTGCAGGCCGCGCCGGTGCGGTGGAGCCGGCAGGTGCTGCGCGCCGGCAAACTGCGCGCGGTGGTGCTCAACTCCGGCGGGGCCAACGCGTGCACCGGGCCGGGCGGCTTCCAGGACACCCATGCCACCGCCGAACACGTCGCCACGACCCTCAGCGCGACAGGTGGCACGGACGTCGGGGCCGGTGAGGTCGCGGTCTGCTCGACCGGGCTGATCGGCGAACGGCTGCCGATGGACAAGCTGCTCGCCGGAGTGACCGCGGCGGTCACCGGGCTCTCCGTCGACGCCGGACCGGCCGCCGCCGAAGCGATCATGACGACCGACACCCGGCCGAAGACGACCGTCGTCGACGGCGGCCCGGCCGGCACCGGCGGACAGGCCTGGCGGGTCGGCGGGATGGCCAAGGGCGCGGGCATGCTCGCCCCGTCCATGGCGACGATGCTCTGCGTACTGACCACCGACGCGTTCGCCGACGCCGCCGACCTGGCCGCCGCGCTGCGCGAGGCCTGCCGGACCACCTTCGACCGGATCGACTCCGACGGCTGCCTGTCCACCAACGACACGGTGCTGCTGCTGGCCAGCGGCGCCTCCGGGGTCACCCCGTCGGCCGGGGAGCTGACCGCCGCGGTCACCGCCGCCTGTGCCGACCTGGCCCGGCAACTGATCGCCGACGCCGAAGGTGCCAGCAAGGAGGCCGCCATCGAGGTGCTCGGCGCGGCCAGCGAGGCCGACGCGGTGCAGGTCGGCCGGGCGGTGGCCCGCAACAACCTGGTCAAGACCGCGCTGTTCGGCAACGACCCCAACTGGGGGCGGATCCTCGCGGCGGTCGGCACCACCAGCGCCACGTTCGACCCTGACCAGCTCGACGTGGCGATCAACGACGTGTGGATCTGCCGGGACGGGGCCGCCGCCGCGCCCCGCGACCAGGTCGACCTGACCGGCCGGCAGGTGCACATCCGTATCGACCTGAAGGCCGGCTCCGACACCGCGACCATCTGGACCAACGACCTGTCGCACGCGTACGTGCACGAGAACTCGGCGTACTCGACATGA